CTCTGCTCCTCTGCTCCTCTGCTCCTCTGCTCCTCTGCTCCTCTGCTCCTCTGCTCCTCTGCTCCTCTGCTCCTCTGTTCCTTTTGCCTTTTGCCTTTTGCCTTTAGACTTTACATGACCTGTTCGACTTCGGCAATTTCTGGGATGGCTTCGCGCAGGCGGCGCTCAATTCCCATTCTCAGGGTCATTGTCGAGCTGGGGCAAGAACCGCACGCACCCTGTAGCCGCAGTTTGACGACGGGGCCATCTAATTCGACCAGTTCTACATTGCCGCCGTCGGAAATCAAGTAAGGGCGCATTTCATCCAAAACTTCTTCGACGTTATCAATTGTAAGTTCCATAGTTAAAAACCTCGTTCGCTTGGAGAATATTTCTTTGAGTAGCAGCTATGGTTGATTCTAGACCACTCAGCGAGAAAAGCTTTAACAAAGATTGCCTACCAGGGAAACCTTTGGCCGTCGCAGTTAACCTTTTGGTTTTCTATTAAACAACGGCTGGTTCGAGCAACTTTACGTTTGAGTAGTTAAATTCAGTCCTCGTCGGTTGACCTTGCTCATGCGATCGCACGACCTGATGCGTCATGATGTAGTAGTTGCCAATTTTTTCGTAGGTATCCTCAAATTCTAGTTGTTTAGTTACTTCATTGGTCTGAGGATTGCGAAAGACGGCATCATAACGGGAGGAAAGGTAGCCTTCTTCGGTATTTAGACTTTCATGGGTGTCGATCGTAAAAGCTACCCGGCCCATTACCCGGCTTACCTGGCAAATTTCTGTGCCTCTGATCTTGTAGTTCGATCCCATCGCGTCGCCTTTGACCAGAATTTCGATCGCATCTGTGGCGTCTGTTTCACCCAGGCTAAACTGGTTCTTGCCATGAGACTGCTCGAAAGAGCCTCGTTTGCGATGGGTGACGACATCACGCATTTGGGTATAAATGCTCTGTTGCACTTCTTCGTTTTCTATACCCGTGACTTCTACGCTGAGGTCGCCGTTAATGCGAACTTTGCCGCTGTAAACTTCATCGCCTTGCTTAAGTTCAATATCGGCACTGTAGCCGGGAAAGTTGGTGTCCCATGTGTAACGGTTTTCGTAAGCGGCTCGAAATAATTGGCTAGCGCTCGTTTGCTCGGTCACAAAATTCTCCTTGATGAAGGTCATCGACCTATTTTAGGATAACACAAATCCAAACACAATCTTCGATTTGCTATCGCTCAATTAGAACGTTGGTTTTATTCATCCCGCTACCCATATATCGCTATGAATTCATCCTAAAGGCGGATGCAATATTGTAGGCGTGAGAAGAATGCGATCGCTTCGATTTTAAAGATATTTGTTGGTTGCGTGGATTTTTTTTTACCGCAGATGAAGACGGATGAACGCAGATGAAGATTTATATTTATTTGGAGGTATCTATATTCTTTAAAATTCTGTCTAGATATTGCAAAATCGCTACAACTATGACTACACTCAATGCTAAAGCCAGCCAAAAGCTGCTTGCTATTGTTGGGGGTCGATCGATTGCCCAACCACCCAAGGGAGGCCCAACAGCGTATCCAACTGCCCAGCACAGGGAGTTGATGGAAAGGTAGACGCCACGCAGGTAGACTGGTGCAATGTCGGCGACGAGGGCAGATGCCGACGGTGTGTAAGAGACGGTTGCGATCGCCAATATTCCCATTGCCAATATAGTCCAGTATAGTTGGCCGACCGGGACGATCGCAGTAGCCCAGATGAAACTAAATCCTACTGCCCACAGTGTGGCTGAAACTGTTAAAGTCTGCGGATGGCTAAACCTTTTTAAGAAGCGGGCAATTGGTATCAACGTAACAATCGCTATAATCATGTGCCAGGTAAATAAAGCGCTGATAGTTGTGGTGGAAAATCCTACTTTTGAGTTTCCCATTTGCACAAACTTGCTCAAGTACAAAGGAAGGGTGCTGTG
Above is a window of Argonema galeatum A003/A1 DNA encoding:
- a CDS encoding DUF3386 domain-containing protein — protein: MTEQTSASQLFRAAYENRYTWDTNFPGYSADIELKQGDEVYSGKVRINGDLSVEVTGIENEEVQQSIYTQMRDVVTHRKRGSFEQSHGKNQFSLGETDATDAIEILVKGDAMGSNYKIRGTEICQVSRVMGRVAFTIDTHESLNTEEGYLSSRYDAVFRNPQTNEVTKQLEFEDTYEKIGNYYIMTHQVVRSHEQGQPTRTEFNYSNVKLLEPAVV
- a CDS encoding NifU family protein → MELTIDNVEEVLDEMRPYLISDGGNVELVELDGPVVKLRLQGACGSCPSSTMTLRMGIERRLREAIPEIAEVEQVM